The stretch of DNA GCCATGCAATTTTCATCCTTGCAAGTTGTAGCCGTCTAGCTGGCCTGAAGAGTTTGTTTGCAGCGCCTTTCTGGTATGCTTGTATCCGTTAGGGATTAAATAAAATCAATGGAAGAAATGTATCACACGCGATAGGCTTCAAAAGAATTACTGAAGGAAACGCGATAGCGCAGTAGAGTTCACCAAGTGTCTCTCCCTAATGGGCTATAAGAGGATGCTGATTTATGTGGGGCAATTTCATAAGAATCAATGGTTTACGAACAATGGAACAGTGATATGTTGTTGCTAATGCTTTGATATTTCTGCAGAGCTATAGGCAGGTGATATGTGGCTCTACCTTTCATTGCCGAGATTTCGCATCTAAAGGTTGTAGACATCATTTCTCCATATGTTCATGCAAATATTCTGCCATGTATTCTGAGCATTGCAATATGTGGATCGATTTATAATTGCTTAATTTTGTTGTTCGAACTGATATTTGAACCTACATATAATTTTAGGAAATTCAGTTGCATGATTACTTATTTGTCTTCCATTATGCTTCATTGCTACCACCTAATGAATCATTTCTTAGTACTTCTTACTGTTACCTGCACTGCGGTATTGCACTGCATGATTTGCTCCAACTATGTTCCACTCGTACTACATACTGAATCATGTACTGATTCGTCTCTTATGGTTAGCCAAAAAGAAGTCAAAGTCAAGTGGCACCGACTCCGGTGAGGAGAATATGTCAAAGAAAGACTTGGCTTTACATCAggccattgatcaaataacaacttcGTTCGGGAAAGGAGCAATAATGTGGCTTGGCCGCTCTGAAGGTCATAGAGAAGTACCTGTTGTGTCTACCGGATCTTTCTCTTTGGATCTGGCACTGGGAATTGGTGGGCTTCCAAAGGTACACATTCCCATACAGTTACATATGTTCTTCAGAGTGGAAGCTCTTTGATGCTCATTATGTTGCAATTTGTAATCTGCTTGGTACCACAAAATTGTTCTTTTACATTTGACTTTAGTCACTAGTCCCGTTCATGGTGTTATCTTTTAGCAACCATTTATGGTTTTCTTGCAATGATGTATTTTGTTTTGTAAAATTGGCATTACATTATTCTTTGCAGGGACGTGTTATAGAGGTGTACGGCCCAGAGGCTTCAGGAAAGACAACTCTTGCTCTTCACGTTATTGCAGAAGCACAAAAGCTTAGCGGCGGTGGTAAGCCCAAAACTTTGAAACTGACTTCCTTTCGATGTTCTGTTTTCCTTTTCTTGTGATTGGCTAATTACTAGTACTAGAGAAAAGTGGCACCCTTCTGTGTTCCCCTTCAGTCTATGGAAGTAAGTGTGGACTTCGTAGCATGTCCGTATAGGACTGAGCGCGTGGTGATTCAGAAATATTATTTATTCAACTGCTGTTGATGTAGCATGCATTAATCAAGGTTCTGCTAACCTGCAACTGCTTAATAACGTGAACCTTAAGATGTATTGTTAATTCTGTTTTGTACACACGTTGCTTCTCAAACCTCCCTATTAAACCCCAAACTATTCGAACAATTGGCTAAAAGTTCTCACGCTGAGTTTCTTTTCATGTCAATTCCCAAATTATTTGTGCTGTACATTAGTAATCCAGTGTATTTAATTTTGGACCTTTCTGTTTGCATCTGATATGATACATGCTCTTTTATGCTTAAAGAATAGAATGTGGTGAAAATTTAATTTATGCATAAGAGTACGTAATATGAAGATAAGTCAACTATGAGTCCATGAATGGGAGCTCTTCCATAATCCTGATTTACTTTGTTTCAGTATGAGCCACAATTTTTTACTTGGCACAGTTAAACGTGTTGAAGGAATTAAATCTTGGTTTAAGTGTACTCAAGTTTATAGGCATAGTCCTGTGGCTATCGAAATTCAACTTaactattttttatttttttggtttgCCTTGTCTCTAGGTTATTGTGCATTTGTAGATGCAGAGCATGCTTTGGATCCAACTCTGGCAGAGTCAATTGGTGTCGACACCGGTAACTTGCTTCTCTCTCAGCCAGACTCTGCTGAGCAAGCACTCAGTCTTGTAGACACGCTGATTCGAAGTGGCTCTgttgatgttgttgttgttgacaGTGTAAGACCTTGACCGCTGCCCCTCCCATCTGATTTTCTATTTCATAGCAGAATTAGTTTCTACTTAATCATGACTGCAATACTGCTCAAATTAGTGCATTGTCAAGTTAATACTTTAAGCATGCTACTCAATCTTAATAACCAAAATTCTTCCTTCATTTCAGAGTTATTTACACTATTCATCTTATTCTATTGTGCAGGTAGCAGCTCTTGTCCCCAAGACCGAGCTTGATGGAGAGATGGGTGATGCACATGTGGCTCTCCAAGCCAGACTGATGAGTCAAGCTCTTCGCAAACTGAGCCATTCTCTTTCACTATCCCAGACAGTTTTGCTATTTATTAATCAGGTACTAATTATACGGCCATTTCTTTGAGTTTTTTACTTCTTAGTTGGCATAGGATTCCTTCTATGGCTCAATGGTGAGTAGACAACTCACATAATTTTGCAATTATTCATCTACTACTGGAATTTGGATTTATTTTATTGATG from Triticum urartu cultivar G1812 chromosome 3, Tu2.1, whole genome shotgun sequence encodes:
- the LOC125545486 gene encoding DNA repair protein recA homolog 3, mitochondrial, encoding MATLLRRASLRRAIASAASAATASSPESYRQVICGSTFHCRDFASKAKKKSKSSGTDSGEENMSKKDLALHQAIDQITTSFGKGAIMWLGRSEGHREVPVVSTGSFSLDLALGIGGLPKGRVIEVYGPEASGKTTLALHVIAEAQKLSGGGYCAFVDAEHALDPTLAESIGVDTGNLLLSQPDSAEQALSLVDTLIRSGSVDVVVVDSVAALVPKTELDGEMGDAHVALQARLMSQALRKLSHSLSLSQTVLLFINQIRSKVQTFGGGFGGPQEVTSGGNALKFYASVRLNIRRIGMVKKGEEIIGSQVTVKIVKNKHAPPFRTAQFELEFGKGICRSSELFDLGLKHRLVKKTGGAYYSFNEQQFHGKDAVKAFLTKNESAAKELEMELRRLIQTEPPRKPEAEDDLLDDSPEEIVRPETSSEEDMAAIIGA